In Gemmata obscuriglobus, a single genomic region encodes these proteins:
- a CDS encoding DUF2126 domain-containing protein, with the protein MGIRVALQHVTKYTYDRPVTLMPHVVRLRPAPHARTPVPSYSLKVEPAEQFLNWQQDPYSNYLARLVFPKPARELVVTVDLIADLTPINPFDFFVEEYAKEYPFRYDAVIARELAPYFETLPAGPLLQRLIERERKSGEKAIDFLVGLNRAVQDKVEYVIRMEPGVQTPEETLELGRGSCRDSAWLLVQLARHLGLAARFVSGYLIQLVADEKPLDGPAGPSADFTDLHAWTEIYLPGAGWVGLDPTSGLMTAEGHIPLACTADPQSAAPVTGSYSWAKKGDDDKVEEGFEFHMSVTRLDEAPRVTKPYTEGQWAAINALGQRIDADLREWDVRLTMGGEPTFVSVDERDAPEWNITALGPQKRKQGVTLLKRLRDKFAPGGLLHYGQGKWYPGEQLPRWAFSCYWRLDGEPIWIDPTLTADGDRAYGFGAADAARFVQTLAEVLGVDSRHALPGYEDAWYYLWRERRLPTNVDPLNSKLDDPEERARLARVFEQKLGSPVGTVLPLRRAFGAGSGWESGPWFLRKEHLYLIPGDSPMGFRLPLDSVPWEDPSARQFMEPRDPFAARGPLPPRMIGPAVPAGFARTAPDSFLDVWGRPLEPRGRDGRGRAPQPSTNGTAHADRPASVVRTALCVEPRGGVLHVFMPPARFLEDYLDLVAAVETTAAKLDRPVLIEGYKPPHDPRVNHFSITPDPGVIEANMHPARSWDEAVHITTTLYEEARQARLCTEKFMLDGRHTGTGGGNHVVLGGSTPADSPFLRRPDLLKSLVGFWNNHPSLSYLFSGLFVGPTSQHPRVDEARHDALRELEIAFGQVGEGRSPPAWLVDRLFRNLLTDITGNTHRAEFCIDKMFNPDSAEGRRGLLELRSFEMPPHARMSCAQQLLMRALVGWFWRKPYDHKLVRWGTSLHDRFMLPHFVSEDFADVLDELRERGGYAIDPAWFTPHVEFRFPVLGAVTHRGVNLELRTAIEPWHVLGEEAAAGGTSRYVDSSVERVQVKVRGLTDPRHVLTCNGRRVPLHPTGTRGEFVSGVRYRAWQPPSCLHPTIPVHAPLVFDLLDTWNDRSIGGCTYHVSHPGGLSHDNFPVNALAAESRRIARFFAFGHTPGPVSVPPEEPNPEFPLTLDLRTAEPVRYRPFAPAEQQQTLGRASVTVLE; encoded by the coding sequence ATGGGCATCCGGGTCGCGCTCCAGCACGTCACCAAGTACACCTACGACCGGCCCGTCACGCTCATGCCGCACGTGGTGCGGCTGCGGCCGGCGCCGCACGCGCGCACGCCGGTGCCGAGCTACTCCCTGAAGGTCGAGCCGGCCGAGCAGTTCCTGAACTGGCAGCAGGACCCGTACTCGAACTACCTCGCCCGGCTCGTGTTCCCGAAGCCGGCGCGGGAACTGGTCGTCACGGTGGACCTGATCGCCGACCTGACGCCGATCAACCCGTTCGACTTCTTCGTGGAGGAGTACGCGAAGGAGTACCCGTTCCGGTACGACGCCGTCATCGCCCGTGAACTGGCCCCGTATTTCGAGACGCTCCCCGCCGGCCCGCTTTTGCAGCGACTGATCGAGCGGGAGCGCAAGAGCGGCGAGAAGGCCATCGACTTCCTGGTGGGCCTGAACCGCGCGGTTCAAGACAAGGTCGAGTACGTTATCCGGATGGAGCCCGGCGTTCAGACGCCGGAAGAGACGCTCGAACTCGGCCGCGGGTCGTGCCGCGATTCGGCGTGGCTGCTCGTTCAACTCGCCCGCCACCTCGGCCTGGCCGCGCGCTTCGTATCGGGATACCTGATCCAGCTCGTCGCCGACGAGAAGCCGCTGGACGGCCCCGCCGGCCCGTCGGCCGACTTCACCGACCTGCACGCCTGGACCGAGATCTACCTGCCCGGCGCCGGCTGGGTCGGGCTCGACCCCACCTCCGGGCTGATGACCGCCGAGGGGCACATCCCGCTCGCCTGCACCGCCGACCCGCAGTCGGCGGCGCCCGTCACCGGCTCGTACTCGTGGGCCAAAAAGGGCGACGACGACAAGGTCGAAGAGGGGTTCGAGTTCCACATGTCGGTGACGCGGCTGGACGAGGCGCCGCGCGTCACCAAGCCGTACACCGAGGGGCAGTGGGCGGCGATCAACGCGCTGGGCCAGCGCATCGACGCCGACCTGCGCGAGTGGGACGTGCGGCTCACGATGGGCGGCGAGCCGACGTTCGTGAGCGTCGACGAGCGCGACGCCCCCGAGTGGAACATCACCGCCCTCGGGCCGCAGAAGCGCAAACAGGGCGTGACGCTCCTGAAGCGCCTTCGGGACAAGTTCGCGCCCGGCGGACTGTTGCACTACGGGCAGGGTAAGTGGTACCCCGGCGAGCAGCTCCCGCGCTGGGCGTTCTCGTGCTACTGGCGGCTCGACGGGGAGCCCATCTGGATCGACCCCACGCTCACCGCCGACGGGGACCGCGCGTACGGGTTCGGGGCCGCGGACGCCGCCCGGTTCGTGCAGACACTGGCGGAGGTTCTTGGGGTCGATTCGCGGCACGCGCTGCCGGGGTACGAGGACGCGTGGTACTACCTGTGGCGCGAGCGCCGGCTGCCGACGAACGTCGACCCGCTCAACAGCAAGCTCGACGACCCCGAGGAGCGCGCGCGGCTCGCGCGGGTGTTCGAGCAGAAGCTCGGGAGCCCGGTCGGCACCGTGCTCCCCCTGCGCCGCGCTTTCGGGGCGGGCTCGGGGTGGGAGAGCGGCCCGTGGTTCCTGCGGAAGGAGCACCTGTACCTGATCCCGGGCGACAGCCCGATGGGGTTCCGGCTGCCGCTCGACTCGGTCCCGTGGGAGGACCCGTCGGCGCGGCAGTTCATGGAGCCGCGCGACCCGTTCGCGGCGCGCGGGCCGCTCCCACCGCGCATGATCGGCCCCGCGGTGCCCGCCGGCTTCGCCCGCACCGCGCCGGACTCGTTCCTCGACGTGTGGGGCCGGCCGCTGGAGCCGCGCGGACGTGACGGGCGCGGCCGCGCCCCGCAGCCGTCCACGAACGGAACGGCGCACGCCGACCGGCCCGCGAGCGTCGTCCGCACCGCGTTGTGCGTCGAGCCGCGGGGCGGCGTGCTGCACGTGTTCATGCCGCCGGCGCGGTTCCTCGAAGACTACCTCGACCTCGTCGCGGCCGTCGAAACCACCGCGGCGAAGCTCGACCGGCCGGTGCTGATCGAGGGCTACAAGCCGCCGCACGACCCGCGGGTGAACCACTTCAGCATCACCCCCGACCCGGGCGTGATCGAAGCGAACATGCACCCGGCGCGGTCGTGGGACGAGGCGGTTCACATCACCACCACGCTGTACGAAGAGGCCCGCCAGGCCCGGCTGTGTACCGAGAAGTTCATGCTCGACGGGCGCCACACCGGCACCGGCGGCGGTAACCACGTCGTGCTCGGCGGTTCGACCCCCGCGGACAGCCCGTTCCTGCGCCGCCCGGACCTGCTCAAGAGCCTGGTGGGGTTCTGGAACAACCACCCGTCGCTGTCGTACCTGTTCAGCGGGCTGTTCGTCGGGCCGACCAGTCAGCACCCGCGCGTGGACGAGGCGCGCCACGACGCGCTGCGCGAACTGGAGATCGCGTTCGGACAGGTGGGGGAGGGGAGGAGCCCGCCGGCGTGGCTGGTGGACCGACTGTTCCGGAACCTCTTGACGGACATAACCGGGAACACGCACCGGGCCGAGTTCTGCATCGACAAGATGTTCAACCCGGACTCGGCCGAGGGGCGGCGGGGGCTCCTGGAGCTGCGCTCGTTCGAGATGCCGCCGCACGCCCGCATGAGCTGCGCCCAGCAGCTTTTGATGCGGGCGCTGGTCGGGTGGTTCTGGCGCAAACCCTACGACCACAAGCTGGTGCGGTGGGGCACGTCGCTGCACGACCGGTTCATGCTGCCCCACTTCGTGTCGGAAGACTTTGCGGACGTCCTCGACGAGCTGCGCGAGCGCGGCGGGTACGCCATCGACCCCGCGTGGTTCACGCCCCACGTCGAGTTCCGGTTCCCCGTACTCGGCGCCGTCACGCACCGGGGGGTGAACCTCGAACTGCGCACCGCCATCGAGCCGTGGCACGTGCTGGGCGAGGAGGCCGCCGCGGGCGGCACCAGCCGCTACGTCGATTCGTCCGTCGAGCGCGTGCAGGTGAAGGTGCGCGGGCTCACCGACCCGCGGCACGTGCTCACGTGCAACGGCCGCCGCGTGCCGCTCCACCCCACGGGCACGCGGGGCGAGTTCGTCTCCGGCGTGCGGTACCGCGCGTGGCAGCCGCCGAGCTGCCTGCACCCCACGATCCCGGTCCACGCGCCGCTAGTGTTCGACTTACTGGACACCTGGAACGACCGCAGCATCGGCGGCTGCACCTACCACGTGTCCCACCCGGGCGGGCTGTCGCACGATAACTTCCCGGTCAACGCCCTGGCGGCCGAGAGCCGCCGCATCGCCCGGTTCTTCGCGTTCGGGCACACCCCCGGCCCGGTGAGCGTCCCGCCGGAGGAGCCGAATCCCGAGTTCCCGCTCACCCTCGACCTGCGAACGGCCGAACCGGTTCGGTACCGGCCGTTCGCCCCGGCCGAGCAGCAACAGACGCTCGGCCGCGCTTCCGTAACCGTCCTAGAATAG
- a CDS encoding circularly permuted type 2 ATP-grasp protein, which yields MSDGLTEPLTDPRLAPGTDFRSGAEPSGYYEAVDDAGEPRPHWAAFDDALRELGRDELAGRWREAKQLIRENGVTYNVYGDPHGIARPWQLDPIPLLVPTHESVFLGRGLIQRAKLMELVLTDLYGPQRLLKDGLIPPQLVFPNPGFLRPVHGIKVPGGRYLHLYAANLGRGSDGNWRVIGDRTQAPSGAGYALENRIVMTRTLPEAFRDCRVHRLALFFQTFRDTLRALAPRNKDNPRVVLLTPGPYNETYFEHAYLARYLGYTLVEGGDLTVRDNRVYLKVLGGLQPVDVIFRRLDDDFCDPLELRPDSFLGVPGLVHAARSGNVVVANALGTGVLETPALPAFLPRLCRAVLGEELKLESVATWWCGEPDSLRYVLDHLSQLVIKPVFPATRIEPVFPAELTAAQRIALVERLQARPWDFVAQDRLDLSSAPVLDGDRLVRRKLVVRAYLAADTNGGFMCMPGGLTRVSASPDTTVVSMQRGGGSKDTWVLADAAVSDFSLLPGSGQRVVLTRSGGNLPSRAADNLYWLGRYAERAEGLTRLLRGIVVRITERSGLVDSPELPHLLHALAITADPKCPRGEVECDPLDRVFPAVFDSSDPNSLASVVNAVRSVASVVRDLISLDMWRVVNSLGELTRPPVDDDGPTPAAVLDLLNRTVVTLAAFGGLATESMTRGEGWRFLDLGRKLERSLHTIGLIRATLVNVSPQEGPVLDAVLEVADSGMTYRRRYMSSLRAEAVLDLLVDDETNPRSLASQLAALAEDVDHLPRSTGLAGRAPEQRFALAALGSVRMAEPERLAVVEEGTRPALKVLLDHVAGWLPILSDAITQQYLSHLQTSRHLARPDLTLLTAADSGDRL from the coding sequence ATGTCAGACGGCCTCACCGAACCCCTGACCGACCCGCGACTCGCGCCCGGCACCGATTTTCGGTCCGGCGCCGAGCCGTCCGGTTATTACGAGGCCGTAGACGACGCGGGCGAGCCGCGCCCGCACTGGGCCGCGTTCGACGACGCGCTCCGCGAACTCGGCCGCGACGAACTCGCGGGCCGCTGGCGCGAGGCGAAGCAGCTCATCCGCGAGAACGGGGTCACCTACAACGTGTACGGCGACCCGCACGGGATCGCCCGCCCGTGGCAGCTCGACCCGATCCCGCTCCTCGTCCCGACGCACGAGTCCGTCTTCCTCGGCCGCGGGCTGATCCAGCGCGCGAAGCTGATGGAACTCGTCCTCACGGACCTTTACGGCCCGCAGCGACTGCTCAAGGACGGCCTGATCCCGCCGCAGTTGGTGTTCCCGAACCCCGGCTTCCTGCGCCCCGTTCACGGCATCAAAGTGCCCGGCGGGCGGTACCTGCACCTCTACGCCGCGAACCTCGGGCGCGGGTCCGACGGGAACTGGCGGGTGATCGGCGACCGCACCCAGGCGCCCTCTGGCGCGGGCTACGCGCTCGAGAACCGCATCGTGATGACGCGGACGCTGCCCGAGGCGTTCCGCGACTGCCGCGTCCACCGGCTCGCGCTCTTCTTCCAGACGTTCCGGGACACGCTCCGCGCGCTGGCGCCGCGCAACAAGGACAACCCCCGCGTCGTGCTGCTCACGCCCGGGCCGTACAACGAGACCTATTTCGAGCACGCCTACCTCGCACGCTACCTCGGCTACACGCTCGTGGAGGGCGGCGACCTCACGGTCCGCGACAACCGCGTCTACCTGAAGGTCCTCGGCGGCCTGCAACCCGTCGACGTGATCTTCCGGCGGCTCGACGACGACTTCTGCGACCCGCTCGAGCTGCGCCCCGACTCGTTCCTCGGGGTCCCGGGGCTGGTCCACGCGGCCCGGAGCGGCAACGTGGTCGTTGCCAACGCGCTCGGGACGGGGGTCCTCGAAACGCCGGCGCTACCGGCGTTCCTGCCGCGCCTCTGCCGCGCCGTTCTGGGCGAGGAGCTGAAGCTCGAGTCCGTCGCAACGTGGTGGTGCGGGGAACCCGACTCGCTGCGGTACGTCCTCGACCACTTGAGTCAGCTCGTCATCAAACCGGTGTTCCCGGCGACGCGCATCGAGCCCGTGTTCCCGGCGGAACTGACGGCCGCGCAGCGGATTGCGCTCGTTGAGCGGTTGCAGGCCCGGCCCTGGGACTTCGTCGCGCAGGACCGCCTCGATTTGTCCTCGGCGCCGGTCCTCGACGGCGACCGCCTGGTGCGCCGCAAGCTCGTCGTGCGGGCGTACCTCGCGGCCGACACGAACGGCGGGTTCATGTGCATGCCGGGCGGGCTGACACGCGTGAGCGCGTCCCCGGACACCACCGTCGTGTCGATGCAGCGCGGCGGCGGGAGCAAGGACACCTGGGTGCTCGCGGACGCCGCGGTCAGCGACTTCAGCCTGCTGCCCGGGAGCGGCCAGCGCGTCGTTCTGACGCGCTCCGGCGGGAACCTGCCGAGCCGCGCCGCGGACAACCTGTACTGGCTCGGCCGCTACGCCGAACGCGCCGAAGGGCTGACGCGGCTGCTCCGCGGGATCGTCGTGCGGATCACCGAGCGGTCCGGGCTCGTGGACAGTCCCGAGCTGCCGCACCTGCTGCACGCGCTGGCCATTACTGCGGACCCGAAGTGCCCGCGCGGGGAGGTCGAATGCGACCCGCTGGACCGCGTGTTCCCGGCGGTGTTCGACAGCTCCGACCCGAACAGCCTCGCGTCCGTGGTGAACGCGGTACGGTCGGTCGCGTCGGTGGTGCGTGACCTCATCTCGCTCGACATGTGGCGGGTGGTGAACTCGCTCGGCGAACTCACCCGCCCGCCGGTCGACGACGACGGCCCGACGCCCGCGGCGGTGCTCGATCTGCTGAATCGCACCGTGGTGACGCTGGCCGCGTTCGGCGGGCTGGCGACCGAGAGCATGACCCGCGGGGAAGGCTGGCGGTTCCTCGACCTCGGCCGCAAGCTCGAGCGCTCGCTGCACACCATCGGGCTCATCCGGGCCACGCTGGTCAACGTGTCGCCGCAAGAGGGGCCGGTGCTCGACGCCGTGCTGGAGGTGGCGGACAGCGGGATGACGTACCGGCGCCGCTACATGAGCAGCCTGCGCGCGGAAGCCGTGCTGGACCTGCTCGTGGACGACGAGACGAACCCGCGATCACTCGCGTCGCAACTCGCGGCCCTGGCGGAAGATGTGGACCACCTCCCGCGCTCGACCGGGCTGGCCGGACGCGCCCCGGAGCAGCGGTTCGCTCTCGCCGCGCTGGGCTCCGTCCGGATGGCCGAGCCCGAACGGCTCGCGGTGGTGGAGGAGGGGACGCGGCCCGCGCTGAAGGTGCTGCTGGACCACGTCGCGGGCTGGCTGCCGATCCTGTCGGACGCGATCACGCAGCAGTACTTGAGCCACCTGCAAACGTCGCGGCACCTCGCCCGGCCCGACCTGACGCTGCTCACCGCGGCCGATTCCGGTGACCGATTGTGA